One window from the genome of Amycolatopsis sp. NBC_01480 encodes:
- a CDS encoding integrase core domain-containing protein: MRGSAASTACPGVFHKYLARFRAEGADGFTRRSTAPHHHPRALGAGVAEAVLRARKELAGEGLDNGPISIRWRLEDTGVTPLPSQSAVYRILCEHGQIVPEPRKKPRTRRRFEYADPNGCWQIDGMEHYLADGTKVCIIQILDDHSRLDVGSYAAASENGADTWTALQHAFAGYGLPVKVLSDNGLAFSGKHRGRTAELERHLAERGVAAIASSVYHPQTCGKNERSHQTLQKWLRARPTPTTVPEMQQLLDEYRTIYNHRRHQSLDGETPQQRYDATPKTAPSTAAHRPSGVTTRPVSTTGVIAFSGCSIVLGRARAGHTATVYWQGDRVTVMINNTVARHLTLDRSVRYQPLTSHKPSTKS, from the coding sequence TTGCGCGGTTCTGCCGCGAGCACGGCGTGTCCCGGGGTGTTCCACAAGTACCTGGCCCGGTTCCGGGCCGAGGGCGCGGACGGGTTCACCCGCCGCAGCACCGCCCCGCACCACCATCCGAGGGCTCTGGGCGCCGGGGTGGCCGAGGCGGTGCTGCGAGCGCGCAAAGAACTAGCCGGTGAGGGCCTGGACAACGGGCCGATCTCCATCCGCTGGCGGCTCGAGGACACCGGGGTCACCCCGCTGCCGTCGCAGTCCGCGGTCTACCGAATCCTGTGCGAGCACGGCCAGATCGTCCCGGAACCCCGCAAGAAGCCCCGGACCCGGCGCCGGTTCGAATACGCCGACCCCAACGGCTGCTGGCAGATCGACGGCATGGAGCACTACCTCGCCGATGGCACCAAGGTCTGCATCATCCAGATCCTCGACGACCACTCCCGCCTCGACGTCGGCTCCTACGCCGCGGCCAGCGAGAACGGCGCCGACACCTGGACCGCGCTGCAACACGCCTTCGCCGGCTACGGCCTGCCCGTGAAAGTGCTGTCCGACAACGGACTGGCCTTCTCCGGCAAACACCGCGGGAGGACGGCCGAGCTGGAACGCCACCTCGCCGAACGAGGCGTGGCCGCCATCGCCTCCTCGGTCTATCACCCGCAGACCTGCGGGAAAAACGAACGCTCCCACCAAACCCTGCAAAAATGGCTCCGCGCCCGGCCCACGCCCACCACGGTGCCCGAGATGCAACAACTTCTCGACGAGTACCGGACGATCTACAACCACCGCCGCCACCAAAGCCTGGACGGCGAAACCCCGCAGCAACGCTACGACGCCACCCCCAAAACCGCCCCCAGCACCGCCGCCCACCGGCCCAGCGGCGTCACCACCCGCCCCGTCTCCACCACCGGCGTGATCGCCTTCTCCGGCTGCTCCATCGTCCTGGGCCGCGCCCGGGCCGGCCACACCGCGACCGTTTACTGGCAAGGCGACCGCGTCACCGTCATGATCAACAACACCGTCGCCCGCCACCTCACCCTCGACCGATCAGTACGCTACCAACCACTGACCAGCCACAAACCGTCCACGAAGTCCTGA
- a CDS encoding cytochrome P450, whose product MTIAEPHTVDFPGRRAGVPFPPPEYADIRARPGLVRTSLGADAKVWLVARHEDVRTVLTDRRISSNPTHSGFPAFGRTGGVPAPDQVPGWFVGMDPPEHGRFRKTLIPEFTVRKIKELRPEIQRVVDGRIDAMLAAGNTADLVADFALPVPSLVITALLGVPYADHEFFEAKTRVLVSFASTDDEREAAGKHILRYITRLITIKQQRPADDLLSRLLAAGTMTPQELSGVAMLLLIAGHETTANNISLGVITLLANPGWIGDERVVEELLRLHSVADLVALRVAVEDVEIGGQLIKAGEGIIPLVAAANHDSGAFAGPAQFDPARAARHHVAFGYGVHQCLGQNLVRAEMEIVYRTLFERIPTLEIAAPVEELPFKYDGILFGLHALPVKW is encoded by the coding sequence ATGACGATCGCCGAGCCGCACACCGTCGACTTTCCGGGCCGCCGGGCGGGTGTCCCCTTCCCGCCGCCCGAGTACGCGGACATCCGCGCGCGGCCGGGGCTGGTCCGGACCTCACTGGGCGCCGACGCGAAGGTCTGGCTGGTGGCCCGGCACGAGGACGTCCGGACCGTGCTCACCGACCGCCGGATCAGCTCCAACCCGACGCACTCCGGCTTCCCGGCGTTCGGGCGGACCGGCGGGGTGCCCGCGCCGGACCAGGTGCCGGGCTGGTTCGTCGGGATGGACCCGCCCGAGCACGGCCGGTTCCGCAAGACGCTCATCCCGGAGTTCACCGTCCGCAAGATCAAGGAGCTGCGGCCCGAGATCCAGCGCGTGGTCGACGGGCGGATCGACGCCATGCTCGCGGCCGGGAACACCGCCGACCTGGTGGCCGACTTCGCGCTCCCGGTGCCGTCGCTGGTGATCACCGCGCTGCTCGGCGTGCCCTACGCCGACCACGAGTTCTTCGAGGCCAAGACCCGCGTGCTGGTCAGCTTCGCCTCGACCGACGACGAGCGCGAAGCCGCCGGGAAGCACATCCTGCGCTACATCACGCGGCTGATCACCATCAAGCAGCAACGCCCGGCGGACGATCTGCTGAGCCGCCTGCTGGCCGCGGGCACCATGACCCCGCAGGAGCTGTCCGGGGTGGCGATGCTGCTGCTGATCGCCGGCCACGAGACCACGGCCAACAACATCTCCCTCGGCGTGATCACCCTGCTGGCCAACCCCGGGTGGATCGGCGACGAGCGGGTCGTCGAGGAACTCCTGCGCCTGCACTCCGTCGCCGACCTGGTCGCCCTGCGCGTCGCGGTCGAAGATGTGGAAATCGGCGGTCAGCTGATCAAGGCCGGCGAGGGCATCATCCCCCTGGTAGCCGCCGCGAACCACGACAGTGGTGCGTTCGCGGGCCCGGCGCAGTTCGATCCCGCGCGGGCCGCTCGGCACCACGTGGCGTTCGGGTACGGGGTGCACCAGTGCCTGGGGCAGAACCTGGTCCGGGCCGAGATGGAGATCGTGTACCGGACGCTGTTCGAGCGGATTCCGACGCTGGAGATCGCTGCTCCGGTTGAAGAGCTGCCGTTCAAGTACGACGGGATTCTGTTCGGGCTGCACGCTTTGCCGGTCAAGTGGTGA
- a CDS encoding ACP S-malonyltransferase codes for MSEPRGAVAVAFPGMGSSTFAEVGRFMVLDRYARRRTALADEVLGRSLLEGFRAAEGVYDVNAQVAFLVNSLALADRAEQELGLRPDFCVGASVGQRAAAAYVGALDFADAVRLTVDLVRCEDEYFAGEPDDLVTHCFVRVPGPEFLALVEERAARGDWIEISGHLDEGAYLVSLRAALLDELIAAVRALGGYSMQTMRPPVHAQRFAPLRVQAAEVFARYPLAEPSLPVIADQDGRRIGSAAELQTMLLDTFDRPIHWPAVVGALKDEGVSTLYVTGPDLLFHRLDVTAGNFDVIPVTPKTAAKPVPVQ; via the coding sequence GTGAGCGAACCGCGCGGCGCGGTCGCCGTGGCCTTCCCCGGGATGGGTTCCTCGACGTTCGCCGAGGTCGGCCGGTTCATGGTGCTGGACCGCTACGCGCGCCGGCGGACGGCGCTGGCCGACGAGGTGCTCGGCCGTTCGCTGCTCGAGGGTTTCCGTGCCGCCGAAGGGGTTTACGACGTCAACGCCCAGGTGGCGTTCCTGGTGAACTCACTCGCGCTGGCCGACCGGGCCGAGCAGGAACTGGGGCTGCGTCCCGATTTCTGCGTCGGCGCGAGCGTCGGCCAGCGCGCGGCGGCGGCGTACGTCGGCGCGCTGGACTTCGCCGACGCCGTCCGGCTCACCGTCGACCTCGTCCGCTGTGAGGACGAGTACTTCGCCGGTGAGCCGGACGACCTGGTGACGCACTGCTTCGTCCGGGTGCCCGGCCCGGAGTTCCTGGCGCTGGTCGAAGAGCGGGCCGCCCGCGGGGACTGGATCGAGATCTCCGGGCACCTCGACGAGGGCGCCTACCTGGTCTCCCTGCGGGCGGCGCTGCTGGACGAGCTCATCGCGGCGGTCCGCGCGCTCGGCGGCTATTCCATGCAGACCATGCGGCCGCCGGTGCACGCGCAGCGGTTCGCCCCGCTGCGCGTCCAGGCGGCCGAGGTGTTCGCCCGCTACCCGCTCGCCGAGCCGAGCCTGCCGGTCATCGCCGACCAGGACGGCCGCCGGATCGGCTCGGCCGCCGAGCTGCAGACCATGCTGCTGGACACCTTCGATCGGCCGATCCACTGGCCGGCCGTGGTCGGGGCGCTGAAGGACGAGGGCGTCTCGACCCTGTACGTGACGGGTCCCGACCTGCTGTTCCACCGGCTCGACGTGACGGCCGGGAACTTCGACGTCATCCCCGTGACGCCGAAGACGGCAGCAAAACCCGTTCCCGTGCAGTGA
- a CDS encoding class I adenylate-forming enzyme family protein, protein MAKICGADSVRTLEEWEADAVRMAGELRDRGVRRSDRVLLKAENSPGYLTALLALMHLGASIVLIDYQERPEATARLIAQARVKVCISGDTTVLPELDILAFTIYELQLYSAGRSATAAELDVQPWCDLPDGLLMFSSGSTGTPKAIVKSGGSFLANLRRNLNQVGHVESDVLVPLLPFSHQYGLSMVLIAWLTRCSLVVAPYRRLDHALQMAGLCGGTVFDATPATYRSMLNIARRRPVLMRVLAEARMLCAGAAPLDPGLVDRYAEEVGHHLLDSYGSTELGNVSFATLDNPVACGRAVEGVRLAVVDDDGVELPAGQVGEVMVLTPDVMAGYLGEDGEIEPIARGWYPSGDFGRLTEDGSLVILGRKRAVHRMGYTLYPEMIERRMAESGCVAKIIAIPCERRGSELIAFVEDDEDRGQDHWRAVARAALADYEVPDRMVVIDSFPLNGNGKPDSKRLQELAVSA, encoded by the coding sequence ATGGCGAAGATCTGCGGCGCCGACAGTGTCCGCACTCTCGAGGAGTGGGAAGCCGACGCGGTCCGGATGGCAGGCGAGCTGCGGGACCGCGGCGTGCGCCGGTCCGACCGGGTCCTGCTCAAGGCGGAGAACTCACCGGGCTACCTGACCGCGCTGCTGGCGCTGATGCACCTCGGCGCCTCCATCGTGCTGATCGACTACCAGGAGCGGCCCGAGGCCACCGCCCGGCTGATCGCCCAGGCCCGCGTCAAGGTCTGCATCAGCGGCGACACCACGGTGCTGCCCGAGCTGGACATCCTGGCCTTCACCATCTACGAGCTGCAGCTGTACTCCGCGGGCCGGAGCGCGACCGCCGCCGAGCTGGACGTGCAGCCCTGGTGCGACCTGCCCGACGGCCTGCTCATGTTCTCCTCCGGCTCGACCGGCACGCCGAAGGCGATCGTCAAGTCCGGCGGCTCGTTCCTGGCGAACCTGCGCCGCAACCTCAACCAGGTCGGGCACGTGGAGTCCGACGTGCTGGTGCCGCTGCTGCCGTTCTCCCACCAGTACGGGCTGTCCATGGTGCTGATCGCCTGGCTCACCCGGTGCTCGCTGGTGGTGGCCCCGTACCGGCGGCTCGACCACGCGCTGCAGATGGCCGGGCTGTGCGGGGGGACGGTGTTCGACGCCACCCCGGCGACCTACCGCAGCATGCTCAACATCGCCCGTCGCCGGCCCGTGCTGATGCGGGTGCTCGCCGAGGCGCGGATGCTCTGCGCCGGCGCCGCGCCGCTGGACCCGGGCCTGGTGGACCGGTACGCCGAGGAGGTCGGGCACCACCTGCTCGACAGTTACGGCAGCACCGAGCTGGGCAACGTTTCCTTTGCCACGCTGGACAACCCGGTCGCCTGCGGCCGTGCGGTCGAGGGCGTGCGGCTGGCCGTGGTGGACGACGACGGCGTCGAGCTGCCCGCCGGCCAGGTCGGCGAGGTCATGGTGCTCACCCCGGACGTCATGGCCGGTTACCTCGGCGAGGACGGCGAGATCGAGCCGATCGCCCGCGGCTGGTACCCGAGCGGCGACTTCGGCCGCCTGACCGAGGACGGCAGCCTCGTCATCCTCGGCCGCAAGCGCGCGGTCCACCGCATGGGCTACACCCTCTACCCCGAGATGATCGAACGGCGGATGGCGGAGTCCGGCTGCGTGGCCAAGATCATCGCCATCCCGTGCGAACGGCGGGGCAGCGAGCTGATCGCTTTCGTCGAGGACGACGAGGACCGCGGGCAGGACCACTGGCGCGCCGTGGCCAGGGCGGCGCTGGCCGACTACGAGGTGCCCGACCGGATGGTCGTCATCGACAGCTTCCCCCTGAACGGCAACGGAAAGCCGGACAGCAAGCGGCTCCAGGAGCTGGCGGTCTCGGCGTGA
- a CDS encoding DUF222 domain-containing protein: MAAELALELSVTERRAGADVALAQALTTRLPETFAAFRRGEIDAFKARMVFEPTIALSDEMARQVDAIVSARLAGKNPSSLRAAVNRVVQKVDAEGYERRSRARRRDRNVCLIHQDETMSTLLCDLPVEQASAIYTSLDQEARRLRRGGEDRTLDQLRADVLVDRLLNRARGGSGITPVIYVYLDLLTLAGLNEDPAELAGTGTIPAWLGRELAAEPGSVWRRIITEPDTGQVLSVGRTRYRPPAALADLVQARDRECAHPGCHRPSQYSDIDHTRDFATGGHTAEENLGPRCRRHHRLKDEPGWTCTSMSGGEGTITTPTGRVYATKPPPLHESRMTGSAGDARAGHEAAA, translated from the coding sequence GTGGCGGCCGAGCTGGCGTTGGAATTGTCGGTGACCGAACGCCGTGCTGGGGCTGATGTCGCCTTGGCGCAGGCGCTGACGACCCGGTTGCCGGAGACGTTCGCGGCGTTCCGGCGTGGGGAGATCGACGCTTTCAAAGCGCGGATGGTATTCGAGCCGACTATTGCCCTGTCCGACGAGATGGCCCGTCAGGTCGACGCGATTGTTTCGGCCCGGTTGGCGGGGAAGAATCCGTCGTCGTTGCGGGCGGCGGTGAATCGAGTGGTGCAGAAGGTCGATGCCGAAGGATATGAGCGAAGATCCCGGGCGCGGCGGCGCGATCGTAACGTCTGCCTGATTCATCAAGACGAGACGATGTCCACATTGCTGTGTGATCTGCCGGTGGAACAAGCGTCGGCGATCTACACCTCCCTTGACCAGGAGGCGCGGAGGCTGCGTCGCGGCGGCGAGGACCGGACGCTGGACCAGTTGCGTGCGGATGTCCTGGTCGACCGGTTGCTGAACCGGGCACGGGGTGGCAGCGGCATCACACCCGTCATCTACGTCTACCTCGATCTCTTGACCCTGGCCGGGTTGAACGAAGACCCCGCCGAGCTGGCAGGCACCGGCACCATCCCCGCCTGGCTCGGGCGGGAACTGGCGGCCGAGCCAGGCTCGGTATGGCGCCGCATCATCACCGAACCCGACACCGGACAGGTCCTGAGCGTCGGCCGGACCCGCTACCGGCCACCAGCCGCGCTCGCCGACCTGGTCCAGGCGCGCGATCGGGAGTGCGCTCATCCCGGATGTCACCGCCCGTCGCAGTACAGCGACATCGACCACACCCGCGACTTCGCGACAGGCGGCCACACCGCCGAAGAGAACCTTGGCCCGCGCTGTAGGCGACATCACCGCCTCAAAGACGAACCAGGCTGGACCTGCACCTCGATGTCCGGCGGTGAAGGCACGATCACCACACCGACGGGCCGGGTGTATGCGACGAAACCACCACCGCTGCACGAAAGCCGGATGACAGGGTCCGCGGGTGACGCCAGGGCCGGCCACGAGGCAGCCGCCTAA
- a CDS encoding glycosyltransferase, whose amino-acid sequence MDSTRRPILFVSSPESGLLNPLLILAAELSGRGVEDLWFATDEPRRGEIEGIGHGTPVEFASLGEVVPEMSAVTWDDETYRAVTQASRFKAHAAVLRHTVDPKLRVGKYRALETAVDKIQPALMVIESLSLFAVELAITRKIPFILSVPFMPSNVLTSHTPFSKSYTPPSFPVPHSGLPYKMSLAERIENRLFKLRTLALFLGPKLAKIVSQDGPIRAELGIAPEARGQMARIDAAESILAYSVVGLDYPFPVPEKMRLVGAMVPPLPQAPDDRSVAGWLDAQDSVVYMGFGTITRLTREQVESLVEVARRLEGEHQFLWKLPADQQEFLPAELPGNLRVETWVPSQLDVLAHPSVKVFFTHAGGNGYHEGLYFGKPLVVRPLWVDCHDQAVRGEDFGISLTLDRPETIDPDDVVDKLTRVIGEDSFRERASHFAVQQREAGGREAAADVVLASPSLH is encoded by the coding sequence ATGGACTCGACCCGCCGGCCGATCCTGTTCGTCAGCTCTCCCGAAAGCGGGCTGCTCAACCCGCTGCTGATCCTCGCCGCGGAGCTGTCCGGCCGCGGGGTGGAGGACCTCTGGTTCGCCACCGACGAGCCCCGCCGCGGGGAAATCGAAGGCATCGGCCACGGGACTCCGGTGGAGTTCGCCTCGCTCGGCGAGGTGGTGCCCGAGATGTCCGCGGTGACCTGGGACGACGAAACCTACCGGGCGGTGACCCAGGCTTCGCGGTTCAAGGCCCACGCCGCGGTCCTGCGGCACACCGTGGACCCGAAGCTGCGCGTGGGCAAGTACCGCGCGCTGGAAACCGCGGTGGACAAGATCCAGCCCGCGCTGATGGTCATCGAGAGCCTCAGCCTGTTCGCGGTCGAGCTGGCGATCACCCGGAAGATCCCGTTCATCCTGAGCGTCCCGTTCATGCCCAGCAACGTGCTGACCTCGCACACCCCGTTCTCGAAGAGCTACACGCCGCCGAGCTTCCCGGTGCCGCATTCGGGGCTGCCGTACAAGATGAGCCTGGCGGAGCGCATCGAGAACCGGCTGTTCAAACTGCGCACGCTGGCCTTGTTCCTCGGCCCCAAGCTGGCCAAGATCGTCTCGCAGGACGGCCCGATCCGCGCGGAGCTCGGGATCGCCCCCGAGGCCCGCGGGCAGATGGCCCGGATCGACGCCGCCGAAAGCATTCTCGCGTACTCGGTCGTCGGGCTGGACTATCCCTTCCCGGTGCCGGAGAAGATGCGGCTCGTGGGCGCTATGGTGCCCCCGCTCCCCCAGGCCCCGGACGACCGCAGCGTCGCCGGCTGGCTCGACGCCCAGGATTCCGTCGTCTACATGGGATTCGGCACGATCACCCGGCTGACCCGGGAGCAGGTCGAATCGCTGGTCGAGGTCGCGCGCCGGCTCGAGGGCGAACACCAGTTCCTCTGGAAGCTGCCGGCCGACCAGCAGGAGTTCCTGCCGGCCGAGCTGCCCGGCAACCTGCGGGTGGAGACCTGGGTGCCGTCCCAGCTCGACGTGCTCGCGCATCCCAGCGTCAAGGTGTTCTTCACCCACGCCGGCGGAAACGGCTACCACGAAGGACTTTACTTCGGCAAGCCGCTGGTGGTGCGCCCGCTCTGGGTCGACTGCCACGACCAGGCGGTGCGGGGCGAGGACTTCGGCATCAGCCTCACCCTCGACCGGCCCGAGACGATCGATCCCGACGACGTGGTCGACAAGCTTACCCGCGTGATCGGCGAGGACTCCTTCCGCGAGCGGGCCTCGCACTTCGCCGTACAGCAAAGGGAAGCGGGCGGACGGGAAGCCGCTGCCGACGTCGTGCTCGCCTCCCCTTCCCTGCACTGA
- a CDS encoding DegT/DnrJ/EryC1/StrS family aminotransferase: MAIHYPVSQPWLEGRELEYVTQTVGDGWLSSQGPFVKRFEQAFADYNGIAHGVACSSGTTALTLALRALGIGPGDEVIVPEFTMIASAWAVTYTGATPVFVDCGDDLNIDVSLIEAKITPRTKVIMPVHIYGRRCDMDAIMKLAYEYNLRVLEDSAEAHGVRPVGDIACFSLFGNKIITSGEGGICLTEDARLAGQLAHLRGMAFDSGHTFLHKKLGYNFRMTSMQAAVALAQTEQLDEILALRTDIEKRYDDGLAGINGITLMPARDVLWMYDLRAERRDELREFLAAAGIETRLFFKPMSRQPGYLDPGWPALHASTFSEDGLYLPTYTGLTEADQTFITGKVREFYAA; this comes from the coding sequence ATGGCGATCCACTACCCGGTTTCCCAGCCCTGGCTCGAAGGGCGCGAGCTGGAATACGTGACCCAGACCGTCGGCGATGGCTGGCTCTCCTCGCAGGGCCCGTTCGTGAAGCGGTTCGAGCAGGCGTTCGCGGACTACAACGGCATCGCGCACGGGGTGGCCTGTTCCTCGGGCACCACGGCGCTCACCCTGGCGTTGCGCGCGCTCGGCATCGGCCCCGGCGACGAGGTGATCGTGCCGGAGTTCACCATGATCGCCTCGGCGTGGGCGGTGACGTACACCGGCGCCACCCCGGTCTTCGTGGACTGCGGGGACGACCTCAACATCGACGTCTCGCTGATCGAAGCGAAGATCACGCCGCGGACCAAGGTCATCATGCCCGTGCACATCTACGGGCGGCGCTGCGACATGGACGCGATCATGAAGCTGGCGTACGAGTACAACCTGCGCGTGCTCGAGGATTCGGCCGAGGCGCACGGCGTCCGGCCGGTCGGCGACATCGCGTGTTTCTCGTTGTTCGGCAACAAGATCATCACCTCCGGCGAGGGCGGGATCTGCCTCACCGAGGACGCGCGCCTGGCCGGGCAGCTGGCCCACCTGCGCGGGATGGCGTTCGACTCCGGGCACACCTTCCTGCACAAGAAGCTCGGTTACAACTTCCGCATGACGAGCATGCAGGCCGCCGTCGCGCTGGCGCAGACCGAGCAGCTCGACGAGATCCTCGCCCTGCGCACGGACATCGAGAAGCGCTACGACGACGGGCTCGCCGGGATCAACGGGATCACGCTCATGCCGGCGCGCGACGTGCTGTGGATGTACGACCTGCGCGCCGAGCGCCGTGACGAGCTGCGCGAATTCCTGGCCGCGGCGGGGATCGAGACCCGGCTGTTCTTCAAGCCGATGAGCAGGCAGCCCGGGTACCTCGACCCCGGCTGGCCGGCGCTGCACGCCAGCACGTTCAGCGAGGACGGGCTCTACCTACCGACCTACACCGGGCTCACCGAGGCCGACCAGACGTTCATCACCGGGAAGGTCCGCGAGTTCTACGCGGCCTGA